The proteins below come from a single Asanoa ferruginea genomic window:
- a CDS encoding LacI family DNA-binding transcriptional regulator, which produces MNIGEIARRAGVSRSTVSYVLSGKKAVSEPTRQRIQAVIDELDYRPNATARALREGRTHTLGLVIPPATARLTDMQLGFVASVVEAAARVDLDVLLSPSGGDHDRSFERIVTSRRVDGVILMEIRLEDDRVSRLRQTGLPFVTIGRTADPSGMSWVDVDYAGLISRCVGHLADLGHQQIALVNRSAELVAAGYGPGHRAQVGFSAAVTERGLTGVEVCCGDDASAGEACVEQLLAAHPDVTAIATINEAALPGMQRALDTAGLAVPRDFSVAGVAARHWAEDFRPALTAADLPMLEMGADAVALLMECIATPQAPPRHQLYSPPISLRASTGPVRGR; this is translated from the coding sequence ATGAACATCGGGGAGATCGCCCGGCGCGCGGGAGTGTCGCGCAGCACGGTGTCCTACGTGCTGAGCGGCAAGAAGGCGGTCTCCGAGCCGACCCGCCAACGGATCCAGGCGGTCATCGACGAGTTGGACTATCGCCCCAACGCCACCGCCCGGGCGCTCCGGGAAGGCCGCACCCACACGCTGGGCCTGGTGATCCCGCCTGCCACCGCGCGGCTGACCGACATGCAGCTGGGCTTCGTCGCGAGCGTGGTCGAGGCCGCGGCGCGGGTTGATCTCGACGTCCTGCTGTCGCCCTCCGGCGGTGACCACGACCGTTCCTTCGAGCGGATCGTCACCAGCCGCCGCGTCGACGGCGTGATCCTGATGGAGATCAGGCTGGAAGACGATCGGGTGAGTCGGCTGCGGCAGACCGGATTGCCGTTCGTTACGATCGGTCGCACCGCGGACCCGAGCGGCATGTCCTGGGTCGACGTCGACTACGCCGGGCTGATCTCCCGGTGCGTCGGGCACCTGGCCGACCTGGGCCACCAGCAGATCGCGTTGGTCAACCGGTCCGCCGAGCTGGTCGCGGCGGGCTACGGCCCCGGGCACCGGGCGCAGGTCGGGTTCTCGGCGGCGGTGACCGAGCGTGGCCTGACGGGCGTCGAGGTCTGCTGCGGCGACGACGCGTCAGCCGGCGAGGCCTGCGTCGAACAGCTCCTGGCCGCGCACCCCGACGTCACCGCCATCGCCACCATCAACGAGGCGGCGCTGCCGGGCATGCAGCGGGCATTGGACACGGCGGGTCTGGCGGTTCCGCGCGACTTCTCCGTCGCCGGAGTGGCCGCCCGGCATTGGGCCGAAGATTTCCGACCCGCGTTGACCGCCGCTGACCTGCCCATGCTCGAGATGGGCGCCGACGCGGTGGCGTTGCTGATGGAATGCATCGCGACTCCGCAGGCGCCGCCGCGGCACCAGCTATACAGCCCGCCGATCTCCCTGCGCGCCAGCACCGGGCCGGTCCGCGGGCGCTGA
- a CDS encoding endo-1,4-beta-xylanase translates to MSRRQIRSLLAVSAAAALAVGLVIGGGSAANAGTTLGASAAEKGRYFGAAISAGKLGDNTYATILNREFNSVTPENEMKWDATEPQQGNFSFGNADRIVNHARSHGMLVRGHTLLWHSQQPGWAQNLSGSALRNAMNNHVTQVATYYRGKIHTWDVVNEAFADGGSGGRRDSNLQRTGNDWIEVAFRLARSADPNAKLCYNDYNTDGINAKSTGIYNMVRDFKSRGVPIDCVGFQSHLTNSAPSDYQANLQRFADLGVDVQITELDISGSSQANAYAAVTRACMAVSRCNGITVWGIRDSDSWRTGQNPLLFDGSGNKKAAYDAVLNALNAGTGTGTPPPSTPPPSGSGGCTAAVSLNQWNGGFVATVRITAGSSSINGWRVTTTLPSGATVTGSWNANRTGTSGSVGWTNVDYNGAIAAGQSTEFGFQATGTGSGIVAGCTPA, encoded by the coding sequence ATGTCCCGGAGACAAATCAGATCGTTGCTTGCCGTGTCCGCCGCGGCAGCCCTTGCCGTGGGCCTGGTGATCGGTGGCGGTTCCGCCGCCAACGCCGGCACCACCCTCGGCGCATCCGCGGCCGAGAAGGGCCGCTACTTCGGCGCCGCGATCAGCGCCGGCAAGCTCGGCGACAACACCTACGCGACGATCCTCAACCGCGAGTTCAACAGCGTCACGCCCGAAAACGAGATGAAGTGGGACGCCACCGAGCCGCAGCAGGGCAACTTCAGCTTTGGCAACGCCGACCGGATCGTCAACCACGCCCGCTCCCACGGCATGCTCGTGCGCGGCCACACCCTGCTCTGGCACTCGCAGCAGCCGGGCTGGGCGCAGAACCTGTCGGGCAGCGCGCTGCGCAACGCGATGAACAACCACGTCACCCAGGTCGCCACCTACTATCGCGGCAAAATCCACACCTGGGACGTGGTCAACGAGGCATTCGCCGACGGCGGCAGCGGCGGCCGCCGCGACTCCAACCTGCAACGCACCGGCAACGACTGGATCGAGGTCGCCTTCCGGCTCGCGCGCAGCGCCGACCCGAACGCCAAGCTCTGCTACAACGACTACAACACTGACGGCATCAACGCGAAGTCGACCGGCATCTACAACATGGTCCGCGACTTCAAGAGCCGCGGCGTGCCCATCGACTGCGTCGGCTTCCAGTCGCACCTGACCAACTCGGCGCCCAGCGACTATCAGGCCAACCTGCAACGCTTCGCCGACCTCGGCGTCGACGTGCAGATCACCGAGCTGGACATCTCCGGATCCAGCCAGGCCAACGCCTACGCGGCGGTCACCCGGGCCTGCATGGCGGTGTCCCGCTGCAACGGCATCACGGTGTGGGGCATCCGCGACAGCGACTCGTGGCGCACCGGCCAGAACCCGCTGCTCTTCGACGGCAGCGGCAACAAGAAGGCGGCGTACGACGCGGTGCTCAACGCGCTGAACGCCGGGACCGGCACCGGCACTCCTCCCCCGTCGACGCCGCCACCCAGCGGCAGCGGCGGCTGCACGGCCGCGGTCTCGTTGAACCAGTGGAACGGCGGGTTCGTCGCCACGGTCCGGATAACCGCCGGGTCCTCGTCGATCAACGGGTGGCGGGTGACGACGACGCTGCCGTCCGGCGCGACGGTCACCGGCTCGTGGAACGCGAACCGCACTGGCACATCCGGGTCCGTCGGATGGACCAATGTCGACTACAACGGCGCGATCGCCGCCGGGCAGTCGACCGAGTTCGGTTTCCAGGCCACCGGCACGGGAAGCGGCATCGTCGCCGGCTGCACGCCGGCCTGA
- a CDS encoding SGNH/GDSL hydrolase family protein, which translates to MARVIAARGYTDAERRHFLRYTRTQSWPMLQRFPVDDDLHAELLAQMLACTPETIRALLRSLHDEARAAAAQLLADDHYRDAVAGLPFRPEDRIAAVGDSITADRLGWFELLAASIDLTGAPQATLVNLGISGNTTADVLERFDLVEAVRPTRVLLMLGTNDARAHGRTGRYRMATTEETGRNLRALVDLITRDLNAPVTIITPPAVNQGRIDSFFSDAPLHWQATAVAEVAGVVHQAAPDALDLHDAISAHGTDDLLESDGVHPTPAGQRLILARIVDHLRTVG; encoded by the coding sequence GTGGCCCGCGTGATCGCCGCCCGCGGCTACACCGACGCCGAACGCCGTCACTTCCTGCGCTACACCCGCACCCAGTCGTGGCCGATGCTCCAGCGGTTCCCGGTCGACGACGACCTGCATGCCGAGTTGCTGGCCCAGATGCTGGCCTGCACGCCGGAGACGATCCGCGCGCTGCTCCGTTCGCTGCACGACGAGGCCCGCGCGGCGGCGGCACAGCTGCTGGCCGACGACCACTATCGCGACGCGGTCGCCGGGCTGCCGTTCCGGCCCGAAGACCGGATCGCCGCCGTCGGCGACTCGATCACCGCCGACCGCCTCGGCTGGTTCGAGCTCCTCGCGGCCTCGATCGACCTGACCGGCGCGCCGCAGGCCACCTTGGTCAATCTCGGGATCAGCGGCAACACCACGGCCGACGTGCTCGAGCGCTTCGATCTGGTGGAAGCGGTGCGGCCGACCCGGGTGCTGCTGATGCTCGGCACCAACGACGCTCGCGCACACGGCCGCACCGGCCGCTACCGGATGGCCACCACGGAGGAGACGGGACGCAACCTGCGAGCTCTCGTCGACCTGATCACCCGCGACTTGAACGCCCCCGTCACGATCATCACGCCACCGGCCGTCAACCAGGGCCGCATCGACAGCTTCTTCAGCGACGCCCCGCTGCACTGGCAGGCCACCGCGGTCGCCGAAGTGGCCGGAGTCGTCCACCAGGCCGCGCCGGACGCCCTCGACCTGCACGACGCCATTTCCGCCCACGGCACCGACGATCTCCTGGAATCCGACGGGGTCCACCCGACTCCGGCCGGTCAGCGGCTCATCCTGGCCCGTATCGTCGACCATCTACGCACCGTCGGCTGA
- a CDS encoding amylo-alpha-1,6-glucosidase codes for MTVAPTGPAFSVQDIPFSYRGSWLNISPVVAENTYDDDLHLVSHQTGLHPILRFAPTTAATVRATATLLTWSSGDGRIELTYDGPSAVRLRGMRLGMRISAASRSLTPFSGTYLYRDPVDGSHVLTSYETGRRYRLTVLAGDLGVDGAQALGSADRALTLAAGQAWEIAIEEYATARRPYASEATFEQLCRTNAADFHAFVDAVAPWRSARTPAAELAAYVLWSATVDPAGFLARPAVLMSKHWMNKVWSWDHCFNAIALAPGQPDLAWHQFQLPFDHQDEAGALPDSVTHSEVLYNYVKPPIHGWALRHLRRGLPRPVERAELAETYRRLARWTGFWLDSRRVPGHDLAHYQHGNDSGWDNATTFDGDRVIETADLAAFLVMQLRCLAGLAVELGEPPQRWTETADRIHAAMLEQLWNGERFAARSALTGRRRASTSLLDLMPVVLGPDLPGDVGTALARGIETHLTTHGLATEPVDSAHYAADGYWRGPIWAPSTVLIEDGLRRAGNVALADEISLRFRALCEKSGFAENFDAETGVGLRDRAYTWTASSYLILAGAYERRATRG; via the coding sequence ATGACCGTCGCCCCAACCGGTCCGGCGTTCTCCGTCCAGGACATCCCGTTCAGCTACCGCGGATCCTGGCTCAACATCTCCCCGGTGGTAGCCGAGAACACCTACGACGACGACCTGCACCTGGTCTCACACCAGACGGGCCTCCATCCGATCCTTCGGTTCGCGCCGACCACCGCCGCGACCGTGCGGGCCACCGCCACCCTGCTGACCTGGAGCAGCGGGGATGGCCGGATCGAGCTGACCTACGACGGCCCGAGCGCCGTCCGGCTGCGCGGAATGCGGCTCGGCATGCGGATCTCGGCCGCCAGCCGTTCGCTCACCCCGTTCAGCGGCACCTACCTCTACCGCGATCCCGTCGACGGCTCGCACGTGTTGACGTCGTACGAGACCGGGCGTCGCTACCGGCTCACCGTGCTCGCCGGCGACCTCGGCGTCGACGGTGCGCAGGCGCTCGGATCCGCGGACCGGGCCCTGACCCTCGCAGCCGGCCAGGCCTGGGAAATCGCGATCGAGGAGTACGCCACCGCCCGGCGTCCCTACGCCAGCGAGGCCACCTTCGAGCAGCTGTGCCGGACCAACGCCGCCGATTTCCACGCCTTCGTCGACGCGGTCGCCCCCTGGCGCAGCGCGCGGACACCCGCCGCGGAGCTGGCGGCCTACGTGCTCTGGTCGGCCACCGTCGACCCGGCGGGCTTCCTCGCCCGGCCGGCCGTGCTGATGTCAAAGCACTGGATGAACAAGGTCTGGAGCTGGGATCACTGCTTCAACGCCATCGCCCTGGCTCCCGGTCAGCCGGACCTGGCCTGGCACCAGTTCCAGCTTCCCTTCGACCACCAGGACGAGGCGGGAGCGTTGCCCGACTCGGTGACCCACTCCGAGGTGCTCTACAACTACGTCAAGCCGCCGATCCACGGCTGGGCGTTGCGGCACCTGCGCCGCGGCCTGCCCCGGCCGGTCGAACGCGCGGAGCTCGCCGAGACCTATCGACGGCTCGCCCGCTGGACCGGGTTCTGGCTGGACAGTCGCCGGGTGCCCGGCCACGACCTCGCCCACTATCAGCACGGCAACGACAGCGGCTGGGACAACGCGACGACCTTCGACGGCGACCGCGTCATCGAGACGGCGGACCTCGCCGCGTTCCTGGTCATGCAGCTACGTTGCCTGGCCGGCCTCGCGGTCGAGCTCGGCGAGCCGCCGCAGCGATGGACCGAGACCGCCGACCGGATCCACGCCGCCATGCTCGAACAGCTCTGGAACGGTGAACGGTTCGCGGCCCGCAGTGCCCTGACCGGCCGGCGCCGCGCCAGCACCAGCCTGCTCGACCTCATGCCCGTCGTGCTCGGCCCCGACCTGCCGGGCGACGTCGGGACCGCCCTGGCGCGCGGCATCGAGACCCACCTGACCACCCACGGCCTGGCGACGGAGCCGGTCGACTCCGCTCACTACGCCGCTGACGGCTACTGGCGCGGACCGATCTGGGCGCCCTCCACCGTGCTGATCGAAGATGGCCTGCGCCGGGCGGGCAACGTCGCGCTCGCCGACGAGATCAGCCTCCGGTTCCGGGCCCTGTGCGAGAAGTCCGGCTTCGCCGAGAACTTCGACGCCGAGACCGGGGTCGGCCTGCGCGACCGCGCCTACACCTGGACGGCGAGCAGCTATCTCATCCTCGCCGGTGCATACGAGCGCCGGGCGACCCGAGGCTGA
- a CDS encoding sugar ABC transporter substrate-binding protein: MQTSTFRRRAGSAAVVAVALAAMLTACSSDEEKPSEGGGSYAIWDPYPQFADDSDWVKLLKDCGTSAGVTVERTGYDTTDLTNKALLAAQQDNSPDVLVVDNPVISTLAEAGALTTTEDTKLDTSSMEPNLLGAGQTGGKTFGVPIGANTLALYYNKALLTGAGVDLATVKDWPSLTAALAKVKAAGKKGITFSAIGTEEGSFQFLPWFWGSGAQLTALDSAPAVAALSLWTDWLKQGYAPNSVINNTQTTSWQEFASGDYAFGENGTWQLANAEKLGFDYGIIPIPGSSGGTAPAPTGGEFVSIPVQSDTGRYATSQKLVACLTSGDKLLATDTTLSYIAPVAAVQAKQVEANPKLAVWVDAVKAAKGRTGDNLGTRYPRISEPMWTAVQAALSGAKTPQEALSAAHTAAGTK, encoded by the coding sequence GTGCAGACATCCACCTTCCGGCGGCGCGCGGGCAGCGCCGCCGTGGTCGCGGTCGCCCTCGCCGCCATGTTGACGGCCTGTTCGTCCGATGAGGAGAAGCCCAGCGAGGGTGGCGGCAGCTACGCCATCTGGGATCCGTACCCGCAGTTCGCCGACGACTCCGACTGGGTCAAGCTGCTCAAGGACTGCGGCACCAGCGCCGGCGTCACCGTCGAGCGCACCGGCTACGACACCACCGACCTGACCAACAAGGCGCTGCTGGCGGCGCAACAGGACAACTCTCCCGACGTTCTCGTCGTCGACAACCCGGTGATCTCGACCCTGGCCGAGGCCGGCGCACTGACCACGACCGAGGACACCAAGCTGGACACCTCGTCGATGGAGCCGAACCTGCTGGGCGCCGGCCAGACCGGTGGCAAGACCTTCGGCGTCCCGATCGGCGCCAACACGCTGGCGCTCTACTACAACAAGGCTCTGCTCACCGGTGCCGGGGTCGACCTCGCCACCGTCAAGGACTGGCCCTCGCTCACCGCCGCCCTGGCCAAAGTCAAGGCGGCCGGCAAGAAGGGCATCACCTTCTCCGCGATCGGCACCGAGGAAGGCAGCTTCCAGTTCCTGCCGTGGTTCTGGGGCTCCGGCGCGCAACTGACCGCGCTGGACTCCGCGCCGGCGGTGGCGGCGCTGTCGCTGTGGACCGACTGGCTCAAGCAGGGCTACGCGCCCAACTCGGTCATCAACAACACCCAGACCACGAGCTGGCAGGAGTTCGCCAGCGGCGACTACGCGTTCGGCGAGAACGGCACCTGGCAACTGGCCAACGCGGAGAAGCTCGGCTTCGACTACGGCATCATCCCGATCCCCGGCAGCTCGGGCGGCACGGCACCGGCGCCCACCGGCGGCGAGTTCGTCTCGATCCCGGTACAGAGCGACACCGGCCGGTATGCCACCTCGCAGAAGCTGGTCGCCTGCCTGACCAGCGGCGACAAACTGCTGGCCACCGACACGACCCTGTCCTACATCGCGCCGGTCGCGGCGGTGCAGGCGAAGCAGGTCGAGGCCAATCCCAAGCTGGCCGTGTGGGTCGACGCGGTGAAGGCGGCCAAGGGCCGCACCGGCGACAACCTCGGCACCAGGTATCCCAGGATCTCCGAGCCGATGTGGACCGCGGTGCAGGCCGCACTCAGCGGTGCGAAGACGCCGCAGGAGGCGTTGTCGGCCGCGCACACCGCGGCGGGCACGAAGTAA
- a CDS encoding carbohydrate ABC transporter permease, giving the protein MDNATTSLRQVARDAGGRATKALPPAPRKPAGRHGTRWAGWLFLAPVALYLLAFYAYPVYRNIELSLREYTVRSFVQGGAPFAGLGNYAKVLSDPTFGPALLHTVVFTAGSLAFQFTIGMALAVFFHQHFPLSRTLRALFLIPWLLPLIVSASTWSWMLNSDAGVVNAGLGALGVSPVNWLTSPQWSLVSVVIANVWIGIPFNLVVLYSGLKSIPPDVYEAAALDGATGWQRFRRITLPLLRPVSAITLLLGLIYTLKVFDIVWIMTKGGPTDSSTTFATWSYRLGFGNMLPAFGPGAAVGNLLIGMALVAGLIYIRVQRRQHLS; this is encoded by the coding sequence ATGGACAACGCAACCACGTCCTTGCGACAGGTGGCGCGCGACGCCGGTGGAAGGGCGACCAAAGCCCTCCCACCGGCACCGCGGAAGCCGGCCGGGCGCCACGGCACCCGCTGGGCCGGCTGGCTCTTCCTGGCACCGGTCGCGCTCTACCTGCTGGCGTTCTACGCCTACCCGGTCTACCGCAACATCGAGCTGAGCCTGCGCGAATACACGGTCCGCTCGTTCGTGCAGGGCGGTGCGCCGTTCGCGGGCCTGGGCAACTACGCGAAGGTCCTGTCCGATCCGACGTTCGGGCCGGCGCTCCTGCACACCGTCGTCTTCACCGCCGGGTCGCTGGCGTTCCAGTTCACCATCGGGATGGCGCTGGCGGTGTTCTTCCACCAGCATTTCCCGCTCTCCCGCACCCTGCGGGCGCTCTTCCTCATCCCGTGGCTGCTGCCGCTGATCGTCTCCGCGTCGACGTGGTCATGGATGCTCAACAGCGACGCCGGTGTCGTCAACGCCGGGCTCGGCGCGCTCGGTGTGAGCCCGGTCAACTGGCTCACCTCGCCGCAATGGTCGCTGGTGTCGGTGGTCATCGCCAACGTCTGGATCGGGATCCCGTTCAACCTCGTGGTTCTCTACAGTGGACTCAAATCGATCCCGCCCGACGTCTACGAGGCGGCCGCCCTCGACGGCGCCACCGGCTGGCAGCGGTTCCGGCGCATCACGCTTCCCCTGCTGCGACCGGTCTCCGCGATCACCCTGTTGCTCGGCCTGATCTACACCCTGAAGGTCTTCGACATCGTCTGGATCATGACGAAGGGCGGGCCGACCGACTCCTCGACCACTTTCGCCACCTGGTCCTACCGGCTCGGGTTCGGCAACATGCTGCCGGCCTTCGGCCCGGGTGCGGCGGTCGGCAACCTGCTCATCGGCATGGCGCTGGTCGCCGGCCTGATCTACATTCGCGTCCAGCGGAGGCAGCACCTGTCATGA
- a CDS encoding carbohydrate ABC transporter permease: MIVKRREALIGRLLLVLLMAITVVPFISLFVTALHPSGTYPSGLSWPEHPQWGNFVDAFQAAKMGKLLLSSTLIVLGVVPASLLFGTLAGFAFGHLRMPGHRIGFLIFVLGLTLPFEGIITPLYYQIRDMGLLNTRWAIILPLIGLFMPFAVLWMRAHFVNMPDDLSEAARIDGASTWQLFWRVHVPLAMPALSSLAILLFLWTWNQFLLAIVLVDDPAKRTMAGALGAFQGQWGTDIPLLCAGALLILVPTLTVFLIFQRRFVAALLQGSIKG, from the coding sequence ATGATCGTCAAACGCCGCGAGGCACTGATCGGGCGACTCCTGCTCGTCCTGCTGATGGCGATCACCGTCGTGCCGTTCATCAGCCTGTTCGTCACCGCGTTGCACCCCTCCGGCACCTACCCGTCGGGGCTGTCCTGGCCGGAGCACCCGCAGTGGGGCAACTTCGTCGACGCCTTCCAAGCCGCGAAGATGGGCAAACTGCTGCTGTCCAGCACGCTGATCGTGCTCGGGGTCGTCCCGGCCTCGCTGCTGTTCGGCACCCTGGCCGGCTTCGCGTTCGGGCACCTGCGGATGCCCGGGCACCGGATCGGCTTCCTGATCTTCGTGCTGGGCCTCACCCTGCCCTTCGAGGGGATCATCACGCCGCTCTACTACCAGATCCGCGACATGGGGCTGCTCAACACCCGCTGGGCGATCATCCTGCCGCTCATCGGGCTGTTCATGCCCTTCGCCGTGCTCTGGATGCGGGCCCACTTCGTCAACATGCCCGACGATCTGTCCGAGGCCGCGCGCATCGACGGCGCCAGCACCTGGCAATTGTTCTGGCGGGTGCACGTGCCACTGGCCATGCCCGCCCTCTCGTCGCTGGCCATCCTGCTGTTCCTCTGGACGTGGAACCAGTTCCTGCTGGCCATCGTCCTGGTCGACGACCCCGCGAAGCGGACCATGGCCGGCGCGCTCGGTGCGTTCCAGGGCCAGTGGGGCACCGACATCCCGCTGCTCTGCGCCGGGGCACTGCTGATCCTGGTGCCCACGCTGACCGTCTTCCTCATCTTCCAGCGCCGCTTCGTCGCGGCGCTGCTGCAAGGTTCGATCAAGGGCTGA
- a CDS encoding RICIN domain-containing protein — translation MRSLFRTRHRRTRLVARIAVGLLVAGAAVAGGPSPARAADESISVNFASAGSAPSYRASGWIYGMTENASGPADHFYRDVKFRYMRAGGAQLGSPGGWVSGGYERRWNATVAQARRTIALGGQFILLPHDLWGADGYPISRFPGDNGDWTDYDNFLTRVINDVRAAGIAVQWDIWNEPNITLFWNRPQSQYFELWRRSYARIRAAFPNHLIVGPSCACVPSTTHAFWNQYLDYVRANNVVPDIISWHSLPGDPVSNVAAANATLDPRGIPHPRPYQINEYGASDEQNPADGAWYIARLERAGADGLRANWAGGNNLHDFIGNLLLRNSVGQNVPKGEWWAYRYYGAQTGQIVAVTPSSSYDAFATKTAGSARILVGGGRTTGNIAVGLQRLDTTSGIVQNNQVRVRVQRIPDNAGGAVQGPITIQNTVVTLANNGATVSLPHNTVNDTFTVTLLPPSDASFQSVAVAQHSQQCLDNANLSTADGNVQQQFWCEGGDQQLWNFRPVTGVADTYTVVNQQSGKCLDVAGVSTANGAAVHQWPCLAGATNQQFTLRKVTYSGNDSHDYQLVARHSGKCVDVSTVSTAARAPIHQWTCNPIGQSSPLNQTWRLWGR, via the coding sequence GTGAGATCCCTGTTCAGGACCAGGCACCGCCGCACCCGGCTGGTCGCCCGGATCGCCGTCGGGCTGCTCGTGGCCGGCGCCGCGGTCGCCGGCGGACCCTCTCCCGCTCGCGCGGCCGACGAGTCGATCAGCGTCAACTTCGCCAGCGCCGGCAGCGCCCCGAGCTACCGGGCGTCCGGCTGGATCTACGGCATGACCGAGAACGCCTCGGGACCCGCCGACCACTTCTACCGCGACGTGAAGTTCCGCTACATGCGGGCCGGCGGTGCGCAGCTCGGCTCACCGGGCGGCTGGGTCAGCGGCGGCTACGAGCGCCGGTGGAACGCCACCGTGGCGCAGGCCCGCCGGACGATCGCGCTGGGCGGGCAGTTCATCCTGCTCCCCCACGACCTCTGGGGCGCCGACGGATATCCGATCTCCCGGTTTCCGGGCGACAACGGTGACTGGACCGACTACGACAACTTCCTGACCCGCGTCATCAACGACGTCCGGGCCGCCGGCATCGCCGTGCAGTGGGACATCTGGAACGAGCCGAACATCACGCTCTTCTGGAACCGCCCGCAGTCGCAGTATTTCGAGCTCTGGCGGCGCAGCTACGCGCGCATCCGCGCGGCGTTTCCGAACCACCTGATCGTCGGTCCGAGCTGTGCCTGTGTGCCGTCGACGACGCACGCGTTCTGGAACCAGTATCTCGACTACGTGCGCGCGAACAACGTCGTGCCGGACATCATCAGCTGGCACTCCCTGCCCGGCGACCCGGTCTCCAACGTGGCCGCCGCCAACGCCACCCTCGACCCGCGCGGCATCCCACACCCAAGGCCATACCAGATCAATGAGTACGGTGCTTCGGACGAACAGAACCCCGCCGACGGCGCCTGGTATATCGCCCGGCTGGAGCGGGCCGGGGCCGACGGACTGCGGGCCAACTGGGCCGGCGGCAACAACCTGCACGACTTCATCGGAAACCTGCTGCTGCGCAACAGCGTGGGCCAGAACGTGCCCAAGGGCGAGTGGTGGGCCTACCGCTACTACGGTGCACAGACCGGGCAGATCGTCGCCGTCACACCCAGCTCCTCCTACGACGCCTTCGCGACGAAGACCGCCGGATCGGCGCGGATCCTGGTCGGCGGCGGGCGAACGACGGGCAATATCGCCGTCGGCCTGCAACGCCTCGACACCACCAGCGGAATCGTGCAGAACAACCAGGTCCGCGTGCGGGTGCAGCGCATCCCGGACAACGCGGGTGGCGCCGTGCAAGGCCCGATCACGATCCAGAACACGGTGGTGACGCTCGCGAACAACGGCGCCACCGTCAGCCTGCCGCACAACACCGTCAACGACACCTTCACGGTCACACTGCTGCCGCCGTCGGACGCGAGCTTCCAGTCCGTCGCCGTTGCCCAACACTCCCAGCAGTGCCTGGACAACGCGAACCTCAGCACCGCCGACGGCAACGTGCAGCAACAGTTCTGGTGCGAGGGCGGCGACCAGCAACTGTGGAACTTCCGGCCGGTCACCGGTGTCGCCGACACCTACACGGTCGTCAACCAGCAGAGCGGCAAGTGCCTCGACGTCGCGGGAGTGTCGACCGCCAACGGCGCCGCCGTGCACCAGTGGCCGTGCCTCGCGGGTGCCACCAACCAGCAGTTCACCCTGCGCAAGGTGACCTACTCCGGCAACGACAGCCACGACTATCAGCTCGTCGCCCGACACAGCGGCAAGTGCGTCGACGTCAGCACCGTATCCACCGCCGCACGAGCGCCCATCCACCAGTGGACCTGCAACCCGATCGGGCAGAGCAGCCCACTGAACCAGACCTGGCGGCTCTGGGGTCGCTAG
- a CDS encoding carbohydrate ABC transporter permease, which produces MTAHRLHRRWKTAVGVALTALMLFPVYWMINVSFTRDQDMRADPPHLIPIGGTLEGYRAVLHQQLPYLGVSFLVGLGTVALTLALAAPAGYALAKLRPPGGGALSFVLLIAQMIPGIIMAMGFYAIYLNLGVLNSVAGLILADSTLAVPFGVLIFAAFMSGIPRELTQAAVVDGAGALRTFWSVVLPVSRNALVTVSLFAFLWSWSDFVFASTLDGGGDHQPITLGIYHYIGNNNQQWNAIMATAVVASIPATVLLILAQRYVAAGVTAGAVKD; this is translated from the coding sequence ATGACCGCCCACCGGCTGCACCGGCGGTGGAAGACCGCCGTGGGCGTGGCACTGACCGCGCTGATGCTCTTCCCCGTCTATTGGATGATCAACGTCTCGTTCACCCGTGACCAGGACATGCGGGCCGACCCGCCGCACCTGATCCCGATCGGCGGCACGCTCGAGGGCTACCGGGCCGTGCTCCACCAGCAACTGCCCTACCTCGGGGTCAGCTTCCTGGTCGGTCTCGGCACCGTCGCGCTCACCCTGGCGCTGGCCGCGCCCGCCGGCTACGCGCTGGCCAAGCTGCGACCACCGGGCGGCGGCGCGCTCAGCTTCGTGCTGCTGATCGCCCAGATGATCCCGGGAATCATCATGGCGATGGGCTTCTACGCCATCTATCTCAACCTGGGTGTGCTCAACTCGGTGGCCGGGCTGATCCTGGCCGACTCCACCTTGGCCGTGCCCTTCGGTGTGCTCATCTTCGCGGCCTTCATGTCCGGGATCCCGCGGGAGTTGACCCAGGCCGCCGTCGTCGACGGGGCCGGTGCCCTGCGGACCTTCTGGTCGGTCGTGCTGCCGGTCAGCCGCAACGCGCTGGTCACGGTCTCGCTGTTCGCGTTCCTGTGGTCGTGGTCGGACTTCGTCTTCGCGTCCACTCTGGATGGCGGAGGTGACCACCAACCGATCACCCTCGGGATCTACCACTACATCGGCAACAACAACCAGCAATGGAACGCCATCATGGCCACCGCGGTCGTCGCGTCCATCCCCGCCACCGTCCTGCTCATCCTGGCCCAGCGCTACGTCGCCGCCGGTGTGACAGCGGGCGCCGTCAAAGACTGA